A stretch of the Porifericola rhodea genome encodes the following:
- a CDS encoding DUF7133 domain-containing protein produces MKTANHFKSLISGSLGLLSLLSVVACSEQQPPCEAVDNSASLRISDSLRQSLKWPEELELNYFAGPELTPSPACLAVDPSGAVFAGVDMMGSLGKDPDKGAIIKLTDCNHDGVADNHTEFAKVDNPRGILPVGDQVFVLHTTFSKESGIASGMDLVVFTDADHDGIADGPSQPLIQNISSPKFLQDRGTDHATNGIRMGIDGWIYIAVGDFGFHDAVDRTGKKMTMLGGGIVRVRPNGEEMEVYSHGMRNIYDLAIDPFMNIFTRGNTNDGGGWNIRFTHQIQSAEYGYPVLFKHFTNEIIPAMIDVGGGSGAGALFMDDPHWPGKYNQLPMMADWGRNHLYIHRVKTEGASFTQADEEFINLPQITDLDIDATGQLFLSAWDGAGYKGDSSKGFIVRTVPKGWEYSAPPNFKEASSDQLATLLTSESGVVRLHAQQELLSRSEDDAADEVWKVAANQSLPLYARVAGIFTYAQLAEKEAIEGLLNLTEDQEVKEFALRALSDRKAFLDQVPLEPFVQALQNDSERVKAAAIIGLGRLGKKEAASALLNVSVPDSFNAPAQGTEGPHATPNTAIVPAHLAVRSLVELNAVDACIEAVGTKNNTLALWALRYMHDTKAVDGLISAFEAAKDEVLKKEILSTLSRLYKKEAPYDGSWWWSTRPDTHGPYYKAISWEASPKIKELLVREREKADTQGKAFFAELNGKHRMGIADFGGEEAVASAEEEVNVDLSSISKKKGQIGKSSIEDIMLVLDQVKGNPELGKTLFTKQGCIACHSISTNETMKGPFMGQVGSIMTREQIAESILKPNASISQGFASVNIVTNDGKNITGFVSEESAERLVMRTITGQAHTIQKENINSRKELETSMMPAGLANSLSYEEFASLVNYLAQQKK; encoded by the coding sequence TTGAAAACTGCAAATCATTTTAAATCACTTATTAGCGGTAGTCTGGGCTTATTAAGCCTGCTCTCTGTAGTAGCCTGTAGTGAGCAGCAACCTCCCTGCGAAGCCGTAGATAACAGTGCATCATTACGAATCAGCGATTCGCTCCGGCAATCTTTAAAGTGGCCGGAAGAGCTGGAACTCAATTATTTTGCCGGACCTGAGCTTACACCCAGTCCTGCCTGCCTGGCTGTTGATCCCAGTGGAGCGGTATTTGCCGGAGTTGATATGATGGGGTCGTTAGGGAAAGATCCTGACAAAGGAGCTATCATTAAGCTGACAGACTGCAACCATGATGGAGTGGCAGACAACCATACAGAATTTGCGAAAGTAGATAACCCCAGAGGTATTCTACCAGTAGGGGATCAGGTTTTTGTACTACATACTACCTTCTCTAAAGAAAGCGGTATTGCCAGCGGTATGGATTTAGTTGTATTTACAGATGCAGACCATGATGGCATAGCAGACGGGCCCTCTCAACCTTTAATCCAGAATATAAGCTCACCCAAATTTTTGCAGGATAGAGGGACAGACCATGCTACCAATGGCATACGAATGGGTATTGATGGCTGGATTTACATTGCAGTAGGCGACTTTGGGTTTCATGATGCGGTAGATCGTACCGGTAAAAAGATGACTATGCTGGGAGGAGGAATCGTAAGGGTGCGGCCCAATGGAGAAGAGATGGAGGTATATAGCCATGGCATGCGTAATATTTATGACCTGGCAATAGATCCATTCATGAATATTTTTACCCGTGGTAATACAAATGATGGTGGGGGGTGGAACATACGTTTTACTCATCAGATACAATCTGCCGAATATGGCTATCCGGTCCTATTTAAGCACTTTACCAACGAGATTATCCCTGCGATGATAGATGTAGGAGGAGGTTCAGGTGCCGGAGCCTTATTTATGGATGATCCTCATTGGCCTGGAAAATATAATCAGCTACCTATGATGGCGGATTGGGGTAGAAATCATCTCTATATTCATAGGGTAAAAACAGAGGGAGCAAGTTTTACTCAAGCAGATGAAGAGTTTATCAACCTGCCACAGATTACTGATCTGGATATTGATGCTACTGGACAGCTCTTTCTCTCCGCCTGGGATGGAGCAGGCTATAAAGGAGATTCCAGTAAAGGTTTTATTGTACGTACGGTACCCAAAGGTTGGGAGTATAGTGCTCCACCTAACTTTAAAGAGGCTTCCTCTGATCAGCTTGCTACCTTGCTTACCTCAGAAAGTGGAGTAGTACGATTACATGCCCAACAGGAATTGTTAAGCCGATCAGAAGATGACGCCGCTGATGAAGTTTGGAAAGTTGCAGCTAATCAAAGTCTTCCTCTATATGCCAGAGTAGCCGGAATATTTACCTATGCTCAGCTAGCAGAGAAAGAGGCTATAGAAGGCTTACTGAATTTGACCGAAGATCAGGAAGTGAAAGAGTTTGCCTTACGCGCACTTAGTGACCGTAAAGCTTTTCTGGATCAGGTACCTCTTGAACCTTTTGTACAAGCTCTGCAAAATGACTCTGAACGGGTGAAGGCAGCAGCCATAATCGGCTTAGGTCGTCTGGGTAAAAAAGAAGCGGCCTCTGCACTGCTTAATGTTTCTGTACCCGACTCTTTTAATGCTCCCGCACAAGGAACTGAGGGCCCTCATGCTACACCAAACACCGCTATAGTTCCTGCGCACCTTGCGGTTAGGTCATTAGTAGAACTTAACGCAGTAGATGCTTGCATAGAGGCTGTAGGTACAAAAAACAATACTTTAGCACTCTGGGCACTACGTTATATGCATGATACAAAAGCGGTTGATGGATTAATCTCTGCTTTTGAAGCTGCCAAAGATGAAGTTCTGAAAAAAGAGATACTGAGTACCTTATCTCGTCTTTATAAAAAAGAAGCACCTTATGATGGCTCCTGGTGGTGGAGTACCCGCCCAGATACGCATGGTCCTTATTACAAAGCCATAAGCTGGGAGGCTTCTCCTAAAATTAAGGAGCTATTGGTCAGAGAAAGGGAAAAAGCTGATACTCAGGGTAAAGCTTTCTTCGCAGAACTTAATGGAAAGCACCGTATGGGAATTGCCGACTTTGGAGGTGAAGAAGCTGTTGCCTCTGCTGAGGAAGAAGTAAATGTTGACCTAAGTAGTATCAGCAAAAAGAAAGGGCAAATCGGTAAAAGTTCAATAGAAGACATTATGCTGGTCTTAGATCAGGTAAAAGGAAATCCTGAGCTTGGTAAGACCCTATTTACCAAACAGGGCTGTATTGCCTGCCACAGCATTAGCACCAATGAAACTATGAAAGGCCCATTTATGGGGCAGGTAGGCTCTATCATGACCCGTGAGCAAATTGCTGAATCTATTCTGAAACCTAATGCTTCTATTTCTCAGGGATTTGCTTCGGTCAATATTGTTACTAATGATGGGAAGAATATTACCGGCTTCGTTTCTGAAGAATCAGCTGAACGATTGGTTATGCGTACAATCACCGGACAGGCGCATACCATTCAGAAGGAAAATATCAATAGTAGAAAAGAGCTGGAAACTTCTATGATGCCCGCAGGCCTGGCCAACTCATTATCTTATGAGGAGTTTGCTTCTCTGGTTAACTACTTGGCCCAGCAGAAGAAATAA
- a CDS encoding glycoside hydrolase, translated as MTYSFFPKGTAFLLSLIFIFSCNNHQDPTDPNTATDDETHTVRLKLDLSQRYQTIDNFGASDAWSCQFVGLWPEDKKNAIADLLFSMETSPDGQPQGIGLSLWRFNIGAGSAEQGEASDIPDEWRRAESFMLANGQYNWEKQVGQQWFLQAAQERGVDYFLAFPNSPPVHMTTNGKAYAFNGKSNLDSENYEAFASYLANVVEGIADHTGISFQYLSPVNEPQWDWSDANQEGTPFTNNEIAGIVRALNTELENRKLAISIDIAEAGKINYLYATDDKPQRGEQIKHFFDSNSANYLGNLSKVGNVISAHSYFTTSPAQEAIRMREELADELAGVPGLKYWMSEYCILGDNSGEIQGNRRDLGMEAALYLAEVIHRDLTIANASAWQWWLAISPYDYKDGLIYVDKNKSDGNFYESKMLWALGNYSRFIRPGAQRIGVSEENSKSHPLLVSSYIHPELEQSSTVIVNNSSGSFQLALSFEDADIDSLQAYVTHSAASLTPTVSYSEEDEITIAPNSITTLVGKIR; from the coding sequence ATGACATACAGTTTTTTTCCCAAAGGCACTGCCTTTTTACTTAGCCTCATCTTCATTTTTTCCTGTAATAACCATCAGGATCCCACAGACCCGAATACAGCGACAGATGATGAAACCCATACAGTCAGGCTTAAGCTAGACCTTTCACAGCGCTATCAGACGATAGATAACTTTGGCGCTTCAGATGCCTGGTCGTGTCAGTTTGTAGGTTTGTGGCCCGAAGATAAAAAAAATGCTATAGCCGATCTGCTATTTAGTATGGAAACAAGCCCTGATGGACAACCCCAGGGAATTGGCTTATCTCTTTGGCGTTTTAATATTGGAGCAGGTAGTGCAGAGCAGGGAGAGGCAAGTGATATTCCGGATGAGTGGCGAAGAGCAGAGTCTTTTATGCTGGCAAATGGACAATATAATTGGGAAAAACAGGTAGGGCAGCAATGGTTTTTACAGGCTGCTCAGGAGAGGGGAGTAGACTACTTTCTTGCCTTCCCTAACAGTCCGCCGGTACATATGACAACAAATGGCAAAGCATATGCTTTTAACGGGAAATCAAACCTGGACTCTGAGAATTACGAAGCCTTTGCTTCCTACCTGGCAAATGTTGTAGAAGGTATAGCGGACCACACCGGAATCAGTTTTCAGTACCTGAGTCCGGTTAACGAGCCTCAGTGGGATTGGAGCGATGCAAACCAGGAAGGTACACCCTTTACAAACAACGAGATTGCGGGTATTGTAAGAGCCCTAAATACCGAATTAGAAAACAGAAAGCTAGCTATCAGCATAGATATTGCAGAAGCAGGTAAAATTAATTATCTGTACGCTACAGATGATAAACCACAACGAGGAGAACAGATTAAACATTTTTTTGACAGCAACTCAGCCAACTATTTGGGAAACCTCTCCAAGGTGGGAAATGTAATCTCAGCACATAGCTATTTTACTACATCTCCCGCCCAGGAAGCCATAAGAATGAGAGAAGAGTTAGCTGATGAGCTGGCAGGAGTTCCAGGTTTAAAATATTGGATGTCGGAGTACTGTATTCTGGGAGATAATAGTGGTGAAATCCAGGGGAATAGGAGAGATCTGGGTATGGAAGCAGCCCTTTACTTGGCAGAGGTAATTCATCGTGATCTTACTATTGCAAATGCCAGCGCATGGCAATGGTGGCTGGCTATCTCTCCATACGATTATAAGGACGGACTAATTTATGTTGATAAAAACAAATCTGACGGCAACTTCTACGAAAGTAAAATGCTCTGGGCATTAGGGAATTACAGCCGTTTTATTCGTCCGGGAGCCCAGCGTATTGGTGTGAGTGAGGAAAACTCTAAAAGTCACCCTTTACTGGTTTCATCCTACATCCATCCGGAACTGGAGCAAAGTAGTACGGTAATCGTAAATAATAGCTCCGGTAGCTTTCAGCTGGCATTATCTTTTGAGGATGCTGATATTGATAGTTTACAGGCATATGTAACTCATTCAGCAGCGAGTCTGACACCCACAGTTTCCTATTCTGAGGAAGATGAGATTACTATTGCACCAAACTCTATCACAACATTGGTAGGAAAGATTCGCTGA
- a CDS encoding RagB/SusD family nutrient uptake outer membrane protein: MKFIKINSLFFALCGALLTVFTACDSDYLEVVPTDRVSDASILSDSVLFESYVINRYLGVRLTNKEGDGNQPGFGRGFEYALWSSLTDESIYNNDDNTWFIQQGQLAPENTGIAGTFWGRSYRSIRECNYALNNIADLEMSQAHKDLLIAELKFIRAFRYHDLIRNYGGVVLVGDRVTELDDDFSDPELYERASVQESLAYAVQQLDEAAAMLPLMNDGSWQQGRATKGAALALKARLLLYAASPLYTNDANDQSKWQLAAEAAKDVSELDMYSLYQGGYRNLFLDTENNSEVIFARYYNLNSLHTALEIANGPNGYGGWAGNTPLQNLVDDYEMMDGTSFSWDNPEHAAAPYEDRDPRFYATILHNGAPYRDREVETFLPGGLDSNDGPSNWNTSKTGYYLRKFVNEDLPIQNPWGVAGTQDWIYFRYAEILLNYAEAQNEAVGPDASVYEAINAIRTRSGVEMPPLPTGLSQEEMRERIRHERQIELAFEEHRFYDVRRWKIAPTTENEPAYGIEITKAEDGTLNYNRKIALEGRRFEEKHYWLPIPREEIQASNNMLEQNPGYN, from the coding sequence ATGAAATTCATAAAGATAAATTCACTTTTCTTCGCCTTATGTGGCGCACTGCTCACAGTATTTACAGCCTGCGACAGTGACTATCTGGAGGTAGTACCTACCGATAGAGTGTCCGATGCCTCTATACTATCAGACTCTGTACTTTTCGAATCCTATGTCATTAATCGTTACCTGGGGGTAAGACTGACCAACAAAGAAGGAGATGGTAACCAGCCTGGTTTTGGGCGCGGATTTGAGTATGCACTCTGGAGCTCTTTAACCGATGAGTCTATCTACAATAATGATGATAATACCTGGTTTATTCAGCAGGGGCAATTGGCTCCTGAAAACACAGGAATTGCAGGTACCTTTTGGGGTAGAAGCTACCGTAGTATCAGAGAGTGCAACTATGCGCTTAATAACATCGCTGATCTTGAGATGAGCCAGGCTCATAAAGATTTGCTGATTGCAGAACTCAAGTTTATCCGTGCCTTCAGGTATCATGACCTGATCAGAAATTATGGTGGTGTAGTACTGGTCGGTGACCGTGTAACCGAGCTTGATGATGATTTTTCTGACCCGGAATTATACGAGAGAGCTAGTGTGCAGGAGAGTTTAGCATATGCAGTACAACAATTGGATGAAGCCGCAGCAATGTTGCCTCTAATGAACGATGGTAGCTGGCAGCAAGGACGCGCCACTAAAGGTGCCGCATTAGCGCTTAAGGCCAGATTGTTACTTTATGCCGCCAGCCCTCTGTATACTAACGACGCTAATGATCAATCTAAGTGGCAGTTAGCGGCAGAAGCAGCTAAAGATGTAAGTGAGCTGGATATGTATAGCTTATATCAGGGTGGGTATCGGAACCTGTTTTTAGATACTGAAAACAATAGTGAGGTTATTTTCGCCCGTTACTACAACCTTAACTCTTTACATACGGCTTTAGAGATAGCAAACGGACCTAATGGCTATGGAGGTTGGGCAGGTAATACACCGCTTCAAAATCTGGTAGATGATTATGAGATGATGGATGGTACTTCTTTCAGCTGGGATAACCCTGAGCATGCGGCAGCGCCTTATGAAGACCGTGACCCTCGCTTCTACGCTACCATATTGCACAATGGAGCGCCCTATCGCGACCGTGAAGTAGAAACTTTCTTACCAGGTGGTTTAGATAGTAATGATGGCCCATCTAACTGGAATACGTCTAAGACAGGTTATTATCTAAGAAAATTTGTCAATGAGGATTTGCCTATTCAGAACCCCTGGGGAGTAGCCGGTACTCAGGACTGGATTTATTTCCGCTATGCAGAGATACTTTTAAATTATGCAGAAGCACAAAACGAGGCTGTAGGCCCTGATGCCAGTGTTTACGAAGCTATAAACGCTATAAGAACACGCTCTGGTGTAGAGATGCCGCCACTGCCTACTGGTCTATCGCAGGAAGAAATGCGTGAGCGTATTCGCCATGAGCGTCAGATAGAACTGGCTTTTGAAGAGCATCGCTTCTATGATGTTCGTAGATGGAAAATTGCGCCTACTACCGAAAATGAGCCAGCCTATGGTATAGAAATTACCAAAGCTGAAGACGGTACTCTCAATTATAATAGAAAAATCGCATTGGAGGGCCGTAGGTTTGAAGAAAAGCATTATTGGTTGCCAATCCCCAGAGAAGAGATACAGGCATCCAACAATATGTTAGAACAGAACCCGGGTTATAATTAA
- a CDS encoding SusC/RagA family TonB-linked outer membrane protein: MEKPILKVLRCFSILILLLQSSGLAFGQNVQVSGQVTDEVGEMLPGTSVILKGTSNGTITDANGNYTISIPDANEAVLVFSFVGYLAQEVNVGQQTTIDVSLQPDVQSLEEVVVVGYGAQKKATLTGSVSEVKGEAIAKSPQPNVSNSLAGRFSGVIANNRGGEPGYDGSSYSIRGLATTGNNDVLVVVDGVPGQIGGLERLNPNDIESISVLKDASAAIYGSRAANGVILVTTKKGALGKPTVSYSFNQGFTSPTRLPNLADAATYAQIRNEIAYYNNPDGGLNQIYDQNEIQNFANGSDPLNYPNTDWQEATLKNVALQNQHSLSINGGSENVRYFVSLGKLYQDGLYKDGATDYNQINFRSNVDATITEGLDIGLSLAGRKEDRQFPIASAGDIFRSIYRAYPTVAGIYPNGLPSSGIENNNPILMGTDIGGTNQNPSYVFNGILRASYELPFAEGLSVDGFYSADQYFTKSKAFSTPYTVYDYVSADDSFNERKIGGGPDQMASLTQSQTERSMTVANIKLNYANYFNGHSINSFVGYEQSETRESVFSATRDHFPTPETPELSQGGSAATDYDNSGSSYHFTRQSFIGRLAYDFEEKYLAEVQMRVDGSSIFPEGNRYGFFPSVSAGWRISEESWFQNSLNFINDLKIRASYGQLGNDNVGQFQYYDNYAINNRYVVGGQVHTGIDLIKLGNPAITWEVAKKTDIGLNAVFLKNFSLEFIYFQQDRSNILANRNASVPAITGIVNPYDADPLVPSENIGEVSSNGLEATLGYEHSGNFTFGVSANATYAKSEIKFIDEAPGTLDYQSQTGRPLNTYLLYNAIGIFRTEDELDDYPHVPGARLGDLIYEDYNEDGVINADDMVRTTYGNIPQLTFGLNLNAGWRNFDFTALFAGQSMVRQYVLPESGTIGNYYSSWADNRWSPSNTSASYPRVDERSSSAVSGGLYRNNFWLNNSSFVRLKNLQLGYTLPSSLLSQIKISSVRVYASAFNLFTITEVEDYDPEGSSESGQFYPQQRILNLGVNVRF; this comes from the coding sequence ATGGAAAAGCCTATACTCAAGGTGTTGAGGTGTTTTTCAATACTGATTCTTTTACTCCAAAGCAGCGGGTTGGCCTTTGGGCAAAATGTGCAGGTTAGTGGTCAGGTAACGGATGAAGTAGGTGAAATGCTTCCCGGAACATCCGTCATTCTTAAAGGTACAAGCAATGGTACCATCACCGATGCCAATGGAAACTACACGATCAGCATACCTGATGCTAATGAAGCGGTGCTGGTTTTTTCGTTTGTAGGTTATCTGGCTCAAGAGGTTAATGTAGGGCAGCAAACAACCATTGATGTCTCTCTGCAACCCGACGTACAGTCGCTGGAAGAAGTGGTAGTGGTAGGTTATGGTGCCCAGAAAAAAGCAACCCTCACTGGTTCAGTCTCCGAAGTTAAGGGTGAGGCTATCGCAAAAAGTCCTCAACCCAACGTTTCTAACTCTTTAGCTGGTCGTTTTTCTGGTGTTATTGCCAATAACCGTGGAGGCGAACCGGGTTACGATGGTTCCAGCTACTCTATCAGAGGCCTGGCCACTACTGGTAACAACGATGTGCTTGTGGTGGTAGATGGTGTTCCCGGGCAGATTGGTGGACTGGAAAGGTTAAACCCTAACGACATAGAAAGTATTTCTGTGCTAAAAGATGCCTCAGCGGCTATTTACGGTTCTCGAGCTGCTAACGGAGTTATTCTGGTAACTACCAAAAAGGGTGCGCTTGGCAAGCCAACAGTAAGCTATAGCTTTAATCAGGGTTTTACTTCTCCTACACGCCTGCCCAACCTGGCAGATGCAGCAACCTACGCGCAGATAAGAAATGAGATTGCCTATTATAACAATCCTGATGGTGGGCTAAACCAGATTTATGATCAAAACGAAATACAGAACTTCGCTAATGGTTCTGACCCGCTAAATTACCCCAATACGGACTGGCAGGAGGCTACTTTGAAGAATGTAGCTTTGCAAAATCAACATAGCCTGTCTATTAATGGAGGCTCAGAAAATGTGCGCTATTTTGTGTCTTTAGGCAAGCTGTATCAAGATGGTCTCTATAAAGATGGAGCGACAGATTATAACCAGATCAACTTTAGGTCAAACGTAGACGCTACCATTACCGAAGGTTTAGATATTGGCCTGTCGCTGGCAGGGCGTAAAGAAGACCGCCAGTTTCCTATCGCGAGTGCAGGAGATATATTCCGTTCAATTTATCGTGCATACCCAACCGTAGCGGGTATTTATCCAAATGGTCTCCCTTCTTCTGGTATTGAAAATAACAACCCAATACTAATGGGAACTGATATTGGCGGTACTAACCAGAATCCTTCATATGTTTTTAATGGTATTCTACGAGCCAGCTACGAACTGCCATTTGCAGAAGGCTTATCCGTAGATGGATTTTACTCTGCTGACCAGTACTTTACAAAGTCAAAAGCATTCAGTACACCTTATACGGTATATGATTATGTTTCAGCAGATGATAGCTTTAACGAAAGAAAAATAGGTGGAGGTCCCGACCAAATGGCCTCACTGACGCAGTCACAGACCGAAAGATCTATGACGGTAGCTAACATTAAGCTGAATTACGCTAATTACTTTAATGGCCATAGCATTAATAGTTTTGTAGGATATGAGCAGAGCGAAACCAGAGAGTCAGTTTTCAGTGCTACTCGTGACCATTTTCCTACTCCAGAAACACCTGAACTTTCTCAAGGTGGATCTGCGGCAACTGATTATGATAACTCTGGAAGCAGCTACCATTTTACCAGACAGAGTTTTATAGGGCGACTGGCTTATGACTTTGAAGAAAAATATCTGGCTGAAGTACAGATGAGGGTGGATGGTTCTTCTATTTTTCCGGAGGGTAATCGTTACGGTTTTTTCCCTTCTGTATCTGCCGGGTGGAGAATTTCTGAAGAAAGCTGGTTTCAGAATAGCCTTAACTTTATCAACGACCTGAAAATACGTGCTTCTTACGGGCAGTTGGGTAACGATAATGTAGGGCAGTTTCAATACTATGACAACTATGCCATCAATAACCGTTATGTGGTAGGAGGTCAGGTGCATACAGGTATTGACCTCATCAAATTGGGTAACCCTGCAATTACCTGGGAAGTAGCCAAAAAAACTGATATAGGTCTAAATGCTGTATTCCTAAAGAATTTCTCTCTGGAGTTTATTTACTTCCAGCAAGACCGCTCCAATATACTGGCTAACCGTAATGCTTCTGTGCCTGCCATTACTGGTATTGTAAATCCTTATGATGCAGATCCACTGGTGCCCTCAGAAAATATTGGTGAAGTGAGCAGTAATGGTCTGGAAGCTACACTTGGCTACGAACATAGTGGAAACTTCACCTTTGGCGTATCTGCCAACGCTACTTATGCCAAGAGTGAGATTAAGTTTATAGACGAAGCTCCAGGCACTCTGGATTATCAGAGCCAGACCGGGCGTCCACTAAATACTTACTTGCTTTACAATGCTATAGGTATTTTTAGAACTGAAGACGAACTGGATGACTACCCTCACGTGCCAGGTGCCAGGTTAGGCGATCTGATTTATGAAGACTATAATGAAGATGGTGTTATTAATGCGGATGATATGGTTAGAACGACCTATGGCAACATCCCACAATTAACTTTTGGTCTGAACCTGAATGCCGGATGGCGCAACTTTGATTTTACTGCATTGTTTGCGGGACAAAGTATGGTAAGGCAATATGTACTACCTGAATCTGGTACTATCGGAAATTACTATAGTAGCTGGGCAGACAATCGCTGGAGTCCTTCTAATACTTCTGCTTCATACCCTAGAGTAGACGAAAGATCTTCATCTGCCGTAAGTGGTGGACTGTACAGAAACAACTTCTGGCTGAATAACTCATCTTTTGTTCGTCTTAAGAATTTACAACTAGGTTATACCCTGCCTTCTTCACTTTTATCACAGATCAAGATATCCTCTGTTCGTGTTTATGCCAGTGCTTTTAACCTGTTTACCATTACAGAAGTGGAAGATTATGACCCTGAAGGTAGCAGCGAAAGCGGTCAGTTTTATCCTCAGCAGAGGATTCTCAATCTTGGTGTAAATGTTAGGTTTTAA